One Microplitis mediator isolate UGA2020A chromosome 3, iyMicMedi2.1, whole genome shotgun sequence DNA segment encodes these proteins:
- the LOC130665010 gene encoding ribonuclease P protein subunit p25-like protein, whose amino-acid sequence MTRSKKKKLIANVKNVDDDDVKEEEEKPIPGLPEKYLRMQVNAGTKLRNVLKYAIKHFDEFNSVLWTGTGKGIEKTVTCVEIFKRQKTGLHQINKIRYVKSKTDDKIKLVPEINIFLSKDALNTSELGYQAPGDIGMFEDSNIVQSQGSKSRMSEDAMKEFAEMGLRTGQKRSRKKTNNDGPIKKGKKA is encoded by the exons ATGAcgagaagtaaaaaaaaaaaattaattgcgaatgtaaaaaatgttgatgatgatgatgttaaagaagaagaagaaaaaccGATTCCAGGGTTGCcggaaaaatatttacgaaTGCAAGTTAATGCTGGCACTAAATTACGAAATGTTTTAAAGTATGCGATAAAACATTTTGATGAATTTAATAGTGTTTTATGGACTGGTACTGGAAAAGGAATTGAAAAAACAGTAACGTGTGttgaaatattcaaaagacaaaaaacgggattacatcaaataaataaaatacgttaTGTTaa GTCTAAGAcggatgataaaataaaattagtacctgagataaatatatttttatcaaaagatGCATTAAATACTTCGGAACTTGG TTACCAAGCGCCAGGAGACATAGGGATGTTTGAGGATTCAAATATAGTTCAGAGTCAAGGAAGTAAAAGTAGAATGTCAGAGGATGCTATGAAGGAATTTGCGGAAATGGGTTTGAGAACGGGTCAAAAGAGGTCAAGGAAAAAGACAAATAATGATGGCCCTATTAAGAAGGGGAAAAAGgcgtga